ATCGTCGTCGAGGGTCGGGACATCGGCTCGGTCGTCGCGCCGGACGCGGACCTGAAGGTCTTCCTGACCGCCTCCGAGGAGGCCCGTGCCGCCCGGCGCAGCGCGGAGGACGCCGCTGACGTGGCGGCCACCGCCGCCGACCTGGCGCGACGGGACCGGCTCGACTCGACCCGCAAGGTCAACCCACTGGCGCAGGCGCCCGACGCCGTGGTGCTGGACACCACCGAGCTGGGCATCGACGAGGTCGTGTCGCGACTGCGCGAGCTGCTCACCGAGCGGGGTGTGGCATGAGTAGCGATGGTGGTGGTTGGGTCGAGCTGCGGGAGCCCGAGGTTGCCGTCGAGGAACCGAGCGGCCCGCAGCCGGTGGTGGCCGTGGTCGGCCGCCCCAACGTGGGTAAGTCCACTCTGGTCAACCGGATCATCGGCCGCCGCCAGGCGGTCGTCGAGGACGTTCCCGGTGTGACCCGGGACCGGGTGCCGTACGACGCGCAGTGGAACGGCCGGGCGTTCACCGTGGTGGACACCGGCGGTTGGGAGCCGGACGCGAAGGACCGCGCCGCGGCCATCGCGGCGCAGGCCGAGACGGCGGTCGTCACCGCCGACGTGGTCCTCTTCGTGGTCGACGCGATGGTGGGCTCCACCGACGTTGACGAGGCCGCGGTGAAGATGCTGCGGCGCAGCGCCAAGCCGGTGATCCTGGTGGCCAACAAGGCTGACAACACCTCCATCGAGATGGAGGCCGTGTCGCTGTGGTCGCTCGGCCTCGGCGAGCCGTTCCCGGTTTCCGCGCTGCACGGGCGAGGCTCCGGCGACCTGCTGGACGCCATCCTCGCCGCGCTGCCGGAAGCCCCGGCGATCGTGGAGAACCGACCGCGTGGACCGCGCCGGGTGGCGCTGGTCGGGCGACCGAACGTGGGCAAGTCCAGCCTGCTCAACCGGTTCTCCGGCGAAGAGCGGGCGGTTGTCGACTCGGTGGCGGGCACCACTGTGGACCCGGTGGACAGCCTGGTCGAGATCGGCGGTCAGACCTGGCAACTGGTCGACACGGCCGGACTGCGTAAGCGGGTCGGCAAGGCCAGCGGCACCGAGTACTACGCCAGCCTGCGCACCGCCGGCGCCATCGAGGCCGCCGAGGTTGCCGTGGTGCTGCTGGACTCCAGCGAGCCGATCAGCGAGCAGGACCAGCGGATCCTGTCGATGGTGACCGAGTCGGGCCGGGCGCTCGTCATCGCGTTCAACAAGTGGGACCTGGTCGATGCCGACCGTCGGTACTACCTGGACAAGGAGATCGACCGGGAGCTGCGCCGCATCC
This portion of the Micromonospora zamorensis genome encodes:
- the der gene encoding ribosome biogenesis GTPase Der, whose amino-acid sequence is MSSDGGGWVELREPEVAVEEPSGPQPVVAVVGRPNVGKSTLVNRIIGRRQAVVEDVPGVTRDRVPYDAQWNGRAFTVVDTGGWEPDAKDRAAAIAAQAETAVVTADVVLFVVDAMVGSTDVDEAAVKMLRRSAKPVILVANKADNTSIEMEAVSLWSLGLGEPFPVSALHGRGSGDLLDAILAALPEAPAIVENRPRGPRRVALVGRPNVGKSSLLNRFSGEERAVVDSVAGTTVDPVDSLVEIGGQTWQLVDTAGLRKRVGKASGTEYYASLRTAGAIEAAEVAVVLLDSSEPISEQDQRILSMVTESGRALVIAFNKWDLVDADRRYYLDKEIDRELRRIPWAIRLNLSAMTGRAVDKLAPALNKALASWETRVPTAYLNQWLTALVQATPHPVRGGRAPRILFATQAGVAPPRFVLFTTGPLDAGYQRFVERKLREEFGYEGSPIEISVRPRKKLGPGGRGKAHG